A single window of Vigna unguiculata cultivar IT97K-499-35 chromosome 1, ASM411807v1, whole genome shotgun sequence DNA harbors:
- the LOC114178795 gene encoding protein CHUP1, chloroplastic-like, giving the protein MENSTSKHEVLKPVILKAGVPLAVSFAGFVYAWFVAKKSLSKTSSLSPNGAGSHENNSHHDPSYEESCCHSDSLSCMEDEGNSTTLDESVVAESSLIPDMPCLEEEINGLRSRIEGMQMKELALRFQFDRYCWLKEQETVVGEIKTMLSLETARVDFLDREISSMETQNKRLESFVAQYLRVVEQIERWKSENRMLRRKFQKLMRKSKAQTRVAKEQALKIKMDEEEILRSRDALETKVDVIGKLEDKMEELQRDLDQLHDEKNELLKKLDTAEKSHASEIEAGDVSREEYKQVVDELEQMKKDRADEAKELIYLRWTNACLRHDLMRPHEQQHDQDKSHSELEFERNDVVIHYDSEHELHNSVLEHHSDPSFDEHHNSDSGCSKRKKLVERLKRWVEGSEKGRIRHSVSKGTDENVVPRRKSCSSA; this is encoded by the exons ATGGAAAACTCAACATCAAAGCATGAGGTCCTGAAGCCAGTGATCCTAAAAGCTGGTGTTCCTTTGGCCGTGTCTTTTGCTGGTTTTGTATATGCTTGGTTCGTGGCAAAGAAAAGCCTCTCTAAAACCTCTTCTTTATCACCAAATGGAGCAGGTTCCCATGAAAACAATTCCCACCACGACCCTTCATATGAAGAAAGTTGTTGTCATAGTGATAGCCTCTCTTGTATGGAAGATGAAGGAAATAGCACAACTTTGGATGAAAGTGTCGTTGCTGAAAGTTCTCTGATCCCTGACATGCCATGTTTAGAAGAGGAGATTAATGGCTTAAGAAGCAGGATTGAGGGTATGCAAATGAAAGAGTTGGCCTTGCGTTTTCAGTTTGATCGTTATTGTTGGTTGAAGGAGCAAGAAACTGTGGTTGGGGAGATCAAAACCATGTTGTCGCTTGAGACTGCACGTGTTGACTTCTTGGATAGGGAGATTTCATCGATGGAGACACAGAATAAGAGGTTGGAGAGTTTTGTTGCTCAATATCTCAGAGTTGTAGAACAGATAGAGCGTTGGAAATCTGAGAATAGAATGCTTCGGAGGAAGTTTCAGAAGCTGATGAGGAAATCAAAGGCACAAACCCGCGTGGCCAAGGAGCAGGCTTTGAAGATCAAAATGGACGAAGAAGAAATATTGAGAAGCCGTGATGCCTTGGAAACAAAAGTTGATGTCATTGGTAAACTAGAGGATAAAATGGAAGAGCTGCAGAGGGATTTGGATCAATTGCATGATGAAAAGAATGAACTTCTGAAGAAGCTTGATACAGCAGAAAAATCACATGCTTCAGAG ATTGAAGCTGGAGATGTAAGTAGGGAAGAGTACAAACAGGTTGTGGATGAACTGGAGCAGATGAAGAAGGACCGAGCAGATGAAGCTAAAGAGCTGATTTACTTGCGGTGGACCAATGCCTGTTTAAGGCATGATCTAATGAGGCCTCATGAACAACAACATGATCAAGATAAAAGCCATTCAGAATTGGAATTCGAAAGAAATGATGTAGTTATCCATTATGACTCAGAGCATGAACTACACAATTCTGTTTTGGAGCATCACAGTGATCCTTCCTTTGATGAGCATCATAACAGTGACAGTGGTTGttcaaaaaggaaaaagttggTTGAAAGGCTGAAGAGATGGGTGGAAGGAAGTGAAAAAGGTAGAATTAGACATTCTGTTTCGAAAGGGACAGATGAAAATGTAGTTCCTAGAAGGAAATCGTGTTCTAGTGCTTGA
- the LOC114176746 gene encoding LOW QUALITY PROTEIN: E3 ubiquitin-protein ligase UPL7 (The sequence of the model RefSeq protein was modified relative to this genomic sequence to represent the inferred CDS: inserted 1 base in 1 codon) → MDAPRKQQVSLRGASAKEITRDALLQKVSQERELRNYAKRAAAAALFIQRVWRRFKVTKAVSLQLQQEWEIAVNRYTGVMTANWISNNLLRPFLFFITLISTQREKVRCKRVDSMKLCFTVVLESLKSSDSKLNFCFLAIGTTEERRIWRYQARKLTFLSFLILSEFSERPSGSQDITVVTSLAMRILVMLTDLKGWKGITNDNHFDADLAVKDLIQFMGSEKSGCYVSIGRYISALENHSPQSKTIAQADENFFITASVITLAVRPFYLINYDAEVPHTLDFNYAAEQYIVYLLTIPWLVQHLPLILLPALKHKSILFPCFQTLLILKEKVLMEMSEFIKSEIPVSFKAIPPVGWALANIICLATVNENESFNQGLDHGLYVHVVITLSEALLACLDNIGWVRKKKKALQTDGESSTHPVDAVQHEGEATNESLILSYMDQFRPVCQQWHLKILLASIDRDSINKAETVPSSSLECPGNLELCDVALFYSNVLRIFSVLSPIRGSLSVLNMLSFTPGFLVKLWSVLEGSFFSGDKHNFDNYISENSKHKAFEKMQKEVSKDGPNKWVNVLHKIAGRSRAATDCTDFSSSHSEPSRANDDSSDIWDIEPMRNGPQGIPKDMFAMLHIFCATYSHLLLVLDDIEFYEKQVPFQIEQQRKIASMLNTLVYNGLSHVGGHHNKSLMDCAIRCLHLLYERDCRHPFCPPALWLSPARKSRPPIAVAARTHEVLAANLRHDDSSASLSVGSAVTIVPHVFPFEERVEMFREFIKMDKASRKMAGEISEPGSRAIEIVVRRGHIVEDGFRQLNSLGSRLKSSIHVSFVSECGLLEAGLDYGGLSKEFLTDLSKAAFAPEYGLFSQTSTSDRLLVPTASARYLENGLQMIEFLGRVVGKALYEGILLDYSFSHVFVQKLLGRYSFLDELSTLDPELYRNLMYVKNYDGDVTELCLDFTVTEESLGKRYVVELKSGGKDISVTNENKMQYIHAMADYKLNQQMLPFSNAFYRGLTDLISPSWLKLFNASEFNQLLSGGNYDIDVDDLKNNTRYTGGYNEGSRTIKIFWEVIKGFEPXERCMLLKFVTSCSRAPLLGFKYLQPPLTIHKVACDVPLWATIGGQDVDRLPSASTCYNTLKLPTYKRPGTLRAKLLYAISSNAGFELS, encoded by the exons ATGGACGCACCTCGTAAGCAGCAG GTATCGCTGAGAGGAGCAAGTGCGAAGGAGATAACGCGAGACGCTCTTCTTCAGAAGGTCTCTCAGGAAAGAGAACTTCGCAATTATGCAAAACgagctgctgctgctgctcTCTTCATTCAG AGAGTTTGGAGGCGCTTCAAGGTCACAAAGGCAGTTTCTCTGCAACTTCAGCAAGAGTGGGAGATAGCAGTGAATCGTTATACTGGTGTAATGACAGCAAATTGGATTTCAAACAATTTATTGAGACCATTTCTGTTCTTTATTACCCTTATCTCCACTCAGCGTGAAAAGGTCCGCTGCAAGAGAGTAGATTCTATGAAACTGTGCTTTACAGTCGTACTGGAAAGCCTGAAATCTTCTG ATTCAAAGCTGAACTTTTGCTTTCTGGCAATTGGTACAACTGAAGAAAGAAGAATATGGAGATACCAGGCACGCAAGCTCACTTTTcttagttttcttattctttcagAGTTCAGCGAACGCCCTTCGGGGTCCCAAGATATTACTGTTGTTACATCTCTTGCTATGCGTATTCTTGTAATGTTAACTGATCTGAAAGGATGGAAAGGAATTACAAATGACAACCACTTTGATGCAGATTTAGCGGTGAAAGATTTAATTCAGTTCATGGGCAGTGAGAAAAGTGGTTGTTATGTGTCTATTGGAAGATATATTAGTGCATTAGAAAATCATTCTCCCCAGTCAAAGACCATCGCCCAGGCAGATGAAAATTTTTTCATTACTGCAAGTGTAATAACTTTAGCTGTACGGCCGTTTTATCTGATAAACTATGATGCAGAAGTGCCTCATACGCTAGATTTCAACTATGCTGCTGAGCAGTATATTGTTTATCTGCTGACTATACCTTGGCTAGTGCAACATCTCCCCCTTATTCTTCTACCAGCTTTAAAGCACAAGTCTATTTTGTTTCCATGCTTCCAAACTCTATTG ATTTTGAAAGAGAAAGTTTTGATGGAGATGTCAGAGTTCATCAAATCAGAGATTCCTGTCTCTTTCAAGGCTATTCCACCAGTTGGTTGGGCCCTAGCTAACATTATCTGCTTAGCAACAGTGAATGAGAATGAATCCTTCAATCAAGGTTTAGACCATGGATTGTATGTCCATGTTGTTATTACTCTATCAGAGGCTCTGCTGGCTTGTCTTGATAATATTGGGTGGgtcagaaagaaaaagaaagcccTTCAAACTGACGGTGAAAGTTCAACACACCCAGTTGATGCAGTTCAGCATGAGGGTGAAGCGACCAATGAATCCTTAATATTGTCATACATGGATCAGTTTAGACCTGTTTGTCAGCAGTGGCATCTCAAAATTCTTTTGGCATCAATTGATAGAGATTCCATAAACAAGGCTGAGACTGTGCCATCAAGTAGCCTTGAATGTCCGGGAAATCTAGAATTGTGTGATGTTGCTCTTTTTTATTCTAACGTACTTAGAATATTTTCAGTGTTGAGTCCAATTCGTGGCTCATTATCAGTTCTCAACATGCTATCATTCACTCCTGGATTTCTTGTGAAATTGTGGAGTGTACTGGAGGGTTCCTTTTTTTCAGGAGACAaacataattttgataattacaTAAGTGAAAACAGCAAACATAAAGCCTTTGAGAAGATGCAAAAAGAAGTCAGTAAAGATGGGCCTAATAAGTGGGTCAATGTACTTCATAAAATTGCAGGTAGGTCACGAGCAGCAACAGATTGCACTGACTTTAGTAGCAGTCACAGTGAGCCTAGCCGAGCGAATGACGATTCATCAGATATATGGGACATAGAACCTATGAGGAATGGGCCGCAAGGCATTCCAAAAGATATGTTTGCTATGCTTCATATTTTCTGTGCGACCTATTCTCACCTGCTTTTAGTTCTTGATGACATAGAGTTCTATGAGAAACAG GTTCCATTCCAAATAGAGCAGCAAAGAAAAATTGCGTCTATGCTCAATACATTGGTTTATAATGGCTTATCCCATGTTGGTGGTCATCATAATAAGTCCTTAATGGATTGTGCTATCAGATGCTTACATTTACTGTATGAAAGGGATTGCAGGCACCCATTTTGTCCTCCTGCATTGTGGCTTTCTCCTGCTAGAAAAAGCCGGCCACCAATTGCTGTTGCTGCCAGAACTCATGAAGTTTTAGCAGCGAACCTGAGACATGATGATTCATCAGCTTCACTGAGTGTTGGTTCTGCTGTCACTATTGTTCCTCACGTTTTTCCTTTTGAGGAGAG AGTTGAGATGTTCCGTGAATTCATCAAGATGGATAAAGCATCTCGAAAAATGGCCGGTGAAATTTCTGAACCTGGTTCACGAGCCATTGAGATAGTAGTACGTCGGGGTCATATTGTTGAAGATGGATTTCGGCAATTAAATTCCCTTGGGTCAAGGTTGAAGTCTTCCATCCATGTATCATTTGTTAGTGAATGTGGTCTTCTTGAGGCTGGCCTGGACTATGGTGGGTTATCTAAGGAGTTTCTGACTGACTTGTCAAAAGCAGCATTTGCTCCTGA ATATGGACTATTTTCCCAAACCTCAACTTCAGACAGGCTTCTAGTTCCAACTGCTTCTGCCAGATATTTGGAGAATGGTCTTCAGATGATTGAATTCCTTGGAAGAGTAGTTGGGAAAGCTCTATATGAAGGAATATTACTTGATTACTCTTTCTCCCATGTTTTTGTACAAAAGCTTTTGGGACGATATAGTTTTCTTGATGAATTATCAACACTTGATCCAGAGCTATACCGGAATCTTATGTATGTCAAG AATTATGACGGTGATGTCACGGAGCTCTGTCTTGATTTCACAGTTACCGAAGAATCATTGGGCAAAAGGTATGTGGTTGAACTTAAGTCTGGTGGCAAAGATATTTCTGTAACGAATGAGAACAAGATGCAGTACATACATGCAATGGCAGACTACAAACTCAACCAACAG ATGTTGCCCTTTTCAAATGCGTTTTATAGAGGGTTAACTGATCTTATATCTCCATCCTGGTTGAAGTTATTCAATGCTAGTGAATTTAATCAG TTGCTTTCAGGTGGCAATTATGATATTGATGTTGATGATTTGAAAAATAACACTCGATATACTGGTGGTTACAATGAGGGAAGCCGGACAATCAAGATATTTTGGGAG GTAATTAAAGGCTTTGAAC AAGAGCGTTGTATGCTTCTTAAATTTGTCACCAGTTGTTCTCGTGCTCCATTACTTGGGTTCAAATACTTGCAGCCACCACTAACCATCCACAAG GTTGCTTGTGATGTTCCTCTTTGGGCAACGATTGGAGGACAGGATGTAGATCGGCTTCCATCAGCTTCAACCTGCTACAATACGCTTAAG CTTCCGACATACAAACGTCCAGGCACCTTGAGAGCAAAGCTTCTATATGCTATCAGTTCAAATGCCGGGTTTGAACTTTCTTGA
- the LOC114164143 gene encoding LOW QUALITY PROTEIN: pentatricopeptide repeat-containing protein At5g03800 (The sequence of the model RefSeq protein was modified relative to this genomic sequence to represent the inferred CDS: inserted 1 base in 1 codon): protein MESGNCSCNIGYGIATGVDRWHPSLHCKSFNSSLFLKPPSSKPLSLSLRRNLRHATHYLSPDSHSLIHALHVSSRAADTQLVKTVHATLLKLHEHDTHLFNALISAYLKLRLFPHALRLFLSLPSPNAVSYTALISALSKWPNREHHALKLFLRMTHSHLIPNAYTYVAVLTACTRILHFQLGLQVHAAALKTAHFDSTFVANALVSLYANHAPFHDALKLFNQTRHRDIASWNTIISAAVQESMYDTAFXVFRDMQTTDAFRIDDFTLSILLSACESLVEGQQVHAHAVKLGLESSLNVGNGLTGFYTKFGTLEDVEWLFEEMKVRDVITWTQMVTVYMEFGLVDLALKVFDEMPEKNSVSYNAVLSGFCQNEEGLEAMKLFVKMVEEGLELTDFSLTSGVHACGLIGDPKFSKQVHGFAVKFGFGSNACIEAALLDMYTRCGRMVDAEKMFLRWEVEQFSSVSWTAMICGYARNGRPEEAISLFHVGRSNEKVIMDEVVVTSMLGLCGTVGHHDMGKQIHGHVVKCGLGSNLEVGNALLSMYFKCGNVDDAMKVFHDMAYTDIVTWNTLISGNLIHRQGNRALEVWVEMQEKNVKPDQVTFVLIISAYRQTNSNLVDDCRSLFNSMKNVYQIEPTSMHYASFISVLGHWGFLQEALETINKMPFQPSALVWRVLLDASKQHQNKMIGKWAAQNILSFEPKDPSTFILVSNLYSASGRWDRSDMIRDEMRQKGIRKHPAQSWIISEKKIHTFYPRDRSHLQEKDIYSGLEILILECLKVGYEPDTSFVLHEVEEHHKEIFLFHHSAKLAATYGILMSKPGKPVRIVKNILLCGDCHTFLKYASIITKRDIFLRDSSGFHCFSGGQCSCKDCW from the exons ATGGAGAGTGGAAATTGCAGTTGCAACATAGGATATGGTATTGCTACCGGTGTGGATAGATGGCACCCAAGCCTCCATTGCAAATCCTTCAACTCTTCCCTTTTCCTCAAACCACCGTCCTCCAAACctctttccctctctctccGCCGCAACCTCCGTCATGCCACACACTACCTCTCCCCGGACTCCCACTCCCTCATCCACGCACTCCACGTCTCCTCCCGCGCCGCCGACACCCAACTCGTCAAGACCGTCCACGCCACGCTCCTTAAACTCCACGAACACGACACACACCTTTTCAACGCCCTCATCTCCGCTTACCTCAAACTCCGCCTCTTCCCCCACGCCCTCCGCCTCTTCCTCTCTCTGCCTTCACCCAACGCCGTCTCATACACAGCCCTCATCTCCGCCCTATCGAAGTGGCCCAACCGCGAGCACCACGCACTCAAGCTCTTCCTCCGCATGACGCACTCCCACCTCATCCCCAACGCGTACACATACGTCGCCGTTTTAACTGCCTGCACAAGAATTCTCCATTTCCAGTTGGGCCTCCAGGTTCACGCTGCCGCTCTCAAAACGGCCCATTTCGATTCCACCTTCGTGGCAAACGCCCTCGTTTCTCTTTACGCCAATCATGCCCCTTTCCACGATGCGCTTAAACTCTTTAACCAAACACGGCACAGGGACATTGCGTCGTGGAACACTATTATCTCTGCTGCAGTGCAGGAATCCATGTACGACACTGCGT CGGTATTCCGTGACATGCAGACGACGGATGCGTTTCGAATCGATGATTTCACCTTGTCGATACTTTTGTCTGCGTGTGAGTCGTTGGTGGAAGGTCAGCAAGTTCACGCACACGCTGTTAAATTAGGGTTGGAAAGTAGTTTGAACGTTGGAAATGGACTCACTGGGTTTTACACTAAGTTTGGAACCCTTGAGGATGTGGAGTGGTTGTTTGAGGAGATGAAAGTGAGGGATGTTATAACTTGGACTCAGATGGTGACCGTGTATATGGAGTTTGGGTTGGTGGATTTGGCTCTgaaggtgtttgatgaaatgcccGAGAAGAATTCTGTGTCTTATAACGCTGTTTTGTCTGGGTTTTGTCAAAACGAGGAAGGCTTAGAGGCGATGAAGTTGTTTGTCAAAATGGTGGAGGAGGGTTTGGAGTTGACCGATTTTAGTTTGACTAGCGGAGTACATGCTTGTGGATTGATCGGTGATCCCAAGTTCAGCAAGCAGGTTCATGGGTTTGCGGTGAAGTTTGGGTTTGGATCAAATGCTTGTATTGAAGCGGCATTGCTTGACATGTACACGAGGTGTGGTAGGATGGTGGATGCGGAGAAGATGTTTCTGAGATGGGAGGTGGAGCAGTTTAGCTCTGTGTCTTGGACAGCCATGATATGTGGCTATGCTCGAAACGGGCGGCCAGAGGAGGCCATTTCTCTTTTCCACGTTGGTCGATCCAATGAAAAGGTGATTATGGATGAAGTTGTGGTGACTTCGATGCTTGGTCTTTGTGGAACTGTTGGCCATCATGATATGGGTAAGCAAATTCATGGTCATGTTGTTAAATGTGGTTTGGGATCTAACTTGGAAGTTGGAAATGCACTTCTTAGCATGTATTTTAAGTGTGGGAACGTGGACGATGCAATGAAGGTGTTTCATGATATGGCTTATACAGATATAGTTACGTGGAATACTTTGATCTCAGGAAATCTTATACACAGACAAGGAAACAGAGCATTGGAAGTATGGGTGGAAATGCAGGAGAAGAACGTAAAGCCTGACCAAGTTACATTTGTATTGATAATTTCAGCTTACAGGCAAACCAACTCAAATTTGGTCGATGATTGTCGTAGTTTGTTTAACTCAATGAAAAATGTTTATCAAATTGAGCCCACATCCATGCATTATGCTTCCTTCATCAGTGTTTTGGGTCACTGGGGTTTTCTGCAAGAAGCACTAGAAACTATCAATAAAATGCCTTTCCAGCCTTCAGCTCTTGTTTGGCGCGTATTGCTTGATGCTTCCAAACAGCATCAGAATAAAATGATTGGAAAATGGGCTGCTCAGAATATTCTTTCCTTCGAACCTAAAGATCCTTCAACGTTTATACTTGTTTCAAATCTGTATTCTGCATCTGGGAGATGGGACCGCTCTGACATGATCAGGGACGAGATGAGGCAAAAAGGGATTCGCAAACACCCAGCTCAAAGTTGGATCATTTCTGAGAAGAAAATACATACATTTTATCCGAGAGATAGATCACATCTTCAGGAGAAAGACATATACAGTGGCTTGGAAATTCTGATCTTGGAGTGCCTAAAAGTTGGATATGAACCTGACACGAGCTTTGTTCTCCATGAAGTAGAGGAGCATCACAAAGAAATTTTTCTATTCCATCACAGTGCTAAACTGGCAGCAACTTATGGGATACTGATGAGCAAGCCTGGAAAGCCCGTTCGGATTGTAAAGAACATCCTTCTTTGTGGGGACTGCCATACATTcttaaaatatgcatcaattATCACGAAAAGAGATATATTTCTGAGAGATTCTTCTGGATTTCATTGTTTCTCCGGTGGCCAGTGCTCGTGTAAAGACTGCTGGTGA
- the LOC114177394 gene encoding probable glycosyltransferase At5g03795, whose amino-acid sequence MATAVTWSSGASSSTKLFLFMVPLVLVAALVSVLGPSPSTWLSTAKPPVLLLSSVTSSAGTSSGAVTTPSEVKQREELVVLPVDNRAGENLLSDHAHFNLSTTPPFSVQAIQTPQHHNRDEQNVTQNLENVSSVNESYVPAERPKLQRKFSILDRTEAGLIKARAAIREARNGNQTQDTDYVPIGPMYMNANAFHRSYLEMEKQLKVYVYEEGEAPVFHNGPCKSIYSMEGNFIHGIEMNEKFRTRDPEKAHVFFLPFSVAMLVQFVYVRDSHDFGPIKKTVTDYINVISERYPYWNRSLGADHFYLACHDWGPETSRSVPNLRDNSIRVLCNANTSEGFKPSKDVSLPEINLQSGSINGLIGGPSASKRPLLAFFAGGLHGPVRPVLLEHWENKDEDMKVQKYLPKGVSYYEMLRKSRFCLCPSGYEVASPRVVEAIYTGCVPVLISDHYVPPFSDVLNWKSFSVEVSVEEIPKLKEILLSISPRQYIRMQRRVVQVRRHFEVHSPPKRFDVFHMILHSVWLRRLNFRVHDRQSQLF is encoded by the exons ATGGCTACGGCTGTTACATGGAGTTCAGGGGCATCTTCCTCCACCAAGCTCTTTCTCTTCATGGTGCCTCTCGTGCTTGTTGCAGCGCTGGTTTCTGTTCTGGGTCCTAGCCCTTCTACTTGGTTGTCCACTGCGAAGCCACCGGTGTTATTGTTGAGCTCTGTTACTTCCTCGGCTGGTACTAGTAGTGGCGCTGTGACCACCCCTTCTGAGGTTAAGCAGAGAGAAGAGTTGGTGGTGCTGCCCGTGGATAATCGTGCCGGAGAGAATCTTCTCTCCGATCACGCTCACTTCAATCTCTCCACTACTCCTCCATTTTCTGTTCAGGCCATACAAACACCTCAACATCAT AACAGGGATGAACAAAACGTTACGCAAAATTTGGAAAACGTGAGTTCCGTGAACGAGTCTTATGTTCCAGCAGAGAGGCCAAAACTGCAAAGAAAATTCAGCATCTTAGACAGAACTGAAGCAGGTCTGATAAAAGCTCGAGCTGCAATTAGAGAAGCAAGAAACGGAAACCAAACTCAAGATACAGACTACGTTCCTATTGGACCAATGTACATGAATGCCAATGCATTTCACAG GAGTTACTTGGAAATGGAGAAACAGCTGAAAGTGTATGTGTACGAGGAAGGGGAAGCTCCAGTTTTTCATAATGGGCCTTGCAAGAGCATATACTCGATGGAGGGGAATTTCATCCATGGGATTGAGATGAATGAGAAATTCCGAACAAGAGATCCTGAGAAAGCACATGTTTTTTTCTTACCTTTTAGTGTAGCAATGTTGGTCCAATTCGTGTATGTACGAGACTCTCATGACTTTGGCCCCATAAAGAAAACTGTCACAGACTACATCAACGTCATCTCAGAAAGATACCCTTATTGGAACAGAAGCCTTGGTGCTGATCATTTCTATCTTGCGTGCCACGATTGg GGGCCAGAGACTTCGCGTTCGGTTCCTAACCTGCGAGATAATTCGATACGTGTGTTGTGCAATGCTAACACTTCTGAGGGATTCAAGCCTTCCAAGGATGTCTCTTTGCCGGAAATTAACCTCCAGAGTGGTTCCATAAACGGTTTGATCGGTGGGCCGTCTGCCTCGAAGCGTCCACTCTTGGCCTTCTTTGCTGGTGGGCTTCACGGCCCAGTTAGGCCCGTTCTTCTTGAACACTGGGAAAACAAGGACGAGGACATGAAGGTTCAGAAGTACCTTCCGAAGGGTGTGTCGTACTATGAGATGCTGAGGAAGAGCAGGTTCTGTCTTTGTCCCAGTGGGTACGAGGTGGCGAGTCCGAGAGTGGTGGAGGCAATCTACACAGGGTGTGTCCCAGTTCTGATTTCGGATCACTATGTTCCTCCTTTCAGTGATGTTTTGAACTGGAAGTCGTTTTCCGTTGAGGTTTCGGTTGAGGAGATTCCGAAATTGAAGGAAATTTTGTTGAGTATATCTCCAAGACAGTATATAAGAATGCAGAGGAGAGTGGTACAAGTTAGGAGGCACTTTGAGGTGCACTCTCCCCCCAAGAGATTCGATGTCTTTCACATGATCCTTCATTCTGTATGGCTTAGAAGATTGAACTTTAGAGTCCACGATCGTCAATCACAACTGTTTTAG
- the LOC114177331 gene encoding late embryogenesis abundant protein At3g53040-like, producing the protein MASGQQFKGDRAEAAAKLAAKDIGDINRAQERDENFDLHSEANFKQARAEAAAKLAAKDLEDVNRMRDNSSTAFKEQQRYSENRPGVIGSMFRAAKEAVVGKPHPETSPGAYDSCRERVTKEQGGSKMGEYADYATQKAKETKDATVQKAGEYTDFATQKAKESKDYAADKAREAKDATLQKASEYKDYTAEKAKEGKDTATGKLGELKDSAADAAKRAMGYFSGTRDETKVSGTAEDTRRRMEEVRVQDKDYGTGHGGEKLVIKMEESRPGAVADAMKAAERALGGEMEEEGVLRVERRREKM; encoded by the exons ATGGCGTCGGGACAGCAATTCAAGGGAGACAGAGCGGAGGCAGCAGCCAAACTGGCCGCCAAAGACATCGGCGATATCAACAGAGCGCAGGAGCGCGACGAGAACTTCGACCTTCACTCGGAGGCCAACTTTAAGCAAGCACGAGCAGAAGCAGCGGCGAAGCTCGCCGCGAAGGATCTGGAGGATGTTAACAGAATGAGGGACAACAGTAGCACCGCATTCAAAGAGCAGCAACGGTACAGCGAGAATAGACCCGGTGTGATAGGTTCCATGTTCAGAGCCGCCAAGGAGGCCGTGGTTGGGAAGCCTCACCCTGAGACCTCGCCAGGGGCTTATGATTCGTGCAGAGAGAGGGTGACGAAGGAGCAGGGTGGGTCGAAGATGGGGGAATATGCAGATTATGCGACTCAGAAGGCGAAGGAAACGAAGGATGCAACGGTGCAGAAGGCGGGGGAGTACACGGACTTTGCGACTCAGAAAGCAAAAGAGAGCAAGGACTATGCTGCGGATAAGGCAAGGGAAGCTAAAGATGCTACGTTGCAGAAAGCTTCGGAGTACAAGGATTATACTGCTGAGAAGGCTAAGGAAGGGAAGGACACTGCAACGGGGAAGCTTGGGGAGTTGAAGGACTCTGCTGCTGATGCTGCTAAAAGAGCTATGGGCTACTTCTCCGGCACCAGAGATGAAACAAAG GTGAGTGGAACGGCGGAGGATACGAGGCGGAGAATGGAAGAGGTGAGGGTGCAGGATAAGGACTATGGAACGGGGCACGGAGGAGAGAAATTGGTGATAAAAATGGAGGAGTCGCGGCCGGGAGCGGTGGCGGATGCGATGAAAGCGGCGGAGAGGGCCTTGGGCGGCGAGATGGAGGAAGAAGGGGTCCTTCGTGTGGAGCGTCGTAGGGAGAAAATGTGA